A window of Mucilaginibacter sp. PAMC 26640 contains these coding sequences:
- a CDS encoding cytidine deaminase, whose amino-acid sequence MTEHEIKIAFKEYDSVEELNPTEQKLCLEAVGALATSHSPYSKFKVGTALLLKSGKILHASNQENVAYPSGLCAERVALFYWGSSHADDPVVAMAVTAQTDEFRLLKPVTSCGACLQVMAECEKRQNSPFKMLLYCIDGPVWVIDGVASLMPFMFFEERLSQAL is encoded by the coding sequence ATGACAGAACACGAAATAAAAATAGCCTTTAAAGAATACGATTCCGTTGAGGAACTTAACCCAACAGAGCAAAAACTTTGTCTGGAGGCGGTTGGAGCCCTGGCTACTTCACATTCACCTTATTCAAAATTTAAAGTAGGTACAGCATTGCTGCTGAAGAGCGGTAAAATACTACATGCCAGCAACCAGGAAAACGTAGCCTACCCGTCCGGGCTTTGTGCCGAGCGGGTTGCTCTGTTTTATTGGGGCTCCAGCCATGCCGACGACCCAGTTGTGGCAATGGCGGTTACTGCTCAAACTGATGAGTTCCGCTTATTAAAACCTGTTACCTCCTGCGGCGCATGTCTGCAAGTAATGGCCGAATGCGAAAAACGCCAGAACAGTCCCTTCAAAATGTTGTTGTACTGTATAGATGGCCCGGTTTGGGTAATTGATGGCGTAGCCAGCTTGATGCCGTTTATGTTTTTTGAAGAAAGATTATCACAAGCATTATGA
- a CDS encoding glucosamine-6-phosphate deaminase, which produces MARLNLLEETRYEKLPVSVYADQKTASVAVAARIAKLIRDKQAAGQHTVLGLATGVTPIGVYAELIRLHKEEGLSFRDVITFNLDEYFPMKPDAVQSYVTFMHEHLFNHIDIDKSSVHIPDGTLAQEDVAAFCLDYERQISELGGLDLQLLGIGRTGHIGFNEPGSAPNSGTRLVTLDDLTRRDASRDFGGKQNVPTKAITMGVGTIFKAREIILMAWSAKKAPIVAKAVEGEISGDVPATFLQLSEHVEFVLDEGAASGLTRFDTPWLVKDCVWDNTLIKKAVIWLSGTVGKPILKLTEEDYNNHGMAQLAVEQGPVYDINIDIFNQIQHTITGWPGGKPGADDSQRPERAEPARKRSIVFSPHPDDDVISMGGTFIRLVDQGHDVHVAYQTSGNTAVWDDDVLRYVEFAIDFKNSVGEDTAELKKLYDEMRHFIENKLPNQIDTQEIRNVKGFIRKTEAISGARFSGVPDSNIHFQALPFYETGKTKKNAVGEEDIKLTMELLQKIKPHQVFAAGDFADPNGTHIVCFNVILEALTRLKETEDWVKDCWMWLYRGAWHEFATHEIEMAVPLSPAEVLRKRSAIFKHQSQKDRPVFPGDDEREFWVRAEDRNRETAICYDKLGMAEYAAMEAFVRYHY; this is translated from the coding sequence ATGGCAAGATTAAATTTACTGGAAGAGACCCGTTACGAAAAGCTGCCGGTGAGCGTTTATGCAGACCAGAAAACTGCATCAGTGGCGGTGGCCGCAAGGATAGCTAAACTCATCCGCGATAAGCAGGCCGCTGGTCAGCACACTGTTTTGGGCCTGGCAACAGGCGTTACACCCATCGGCGTTTATGCCGAACTGATCCGTCTGCACAAAGAAGAAGGTTTGTCCTTCCGTGATGTCATCACTTTCAACCTGGATGAGTATTTTCCTATGAAGCCCGATGCTGTGCAAAGCTACGTGACCTTCATGCACGAGCATCTCTTCAACCATATCGATATTGACAAAAGCTCGGTACATATTCCTGATGGCACTTTAGCACAGGAAGATGTGGCCGCTTTTTGTTTGGATTACGAAAGACAGATCTCCGAACTCGGCGGACTGGACCTGCAATTATTAGGGATCGGCCGTACCGGCCACATCGGTTTTAATGAGCCGGGTTCTGCACCTAACTCGGGTACCCGCCTGGTTACGTTGGATGACCTTACCCGCCGCGATGCTTCCCGCGATTTTGGTGGCAAGCAGAATGTGCCAACCAAAGCCATCACCATGGGCGTGGGTACCATCTTTAAAGCACGTGAGATCATCCTGATGGCCTGGAGTGCTAAAAAGGCGCCTATTGTGGCCAAAGCCGTGGAGGGTGAGATCTCCGGGGACGTGCCCGCTACTTTTTTGCAGCTATCCGAGCATGTGGAGTTTGTACTGGATGAAGGCGCAGCCTCCGGGTTAACCCGTTTTGACACCCCATGGCTGGTGAAAGATTGTGTTTGGGATAACACCCTGATCAAAAAAGCGGTGATCTGGCTCTCGGGTACGGTGGGTAAACCGATCCTGAAGCTGACCGAAGAAGATTACAATAACCATGGCATGGCACAGCTTGCCGTAGAGCAGGGGCCGGTATACGATATCAATATCGACATATTTAACCAGATCCAGCATACCATTACCGGCTGGCCGGGTGGCAAACCCGGCGCGGATGATTCGCAGCGCCCGGAACGTGCCGAGCCTGCCCGCAAGCGTTCTATCGTGTTCTCCCCCCATCCGGACGATGACGTGATCTCCATGGGTGGTACTTTCATCCGTTTGGTTGACCAGGGGCATGATGTGCATGTGGCTTATCAAACCTCCGGCAATACCGCTGTTTGGGATGATGATGTACTGCGTTATGTTGAATTTGCTATCGATTTTAAAAACAGCGTTGGCGAGGATACCGCCGAACTGAAGAAGCTTTATGATGAAATGCGCCACTTTATTGAGAACAAGCTCCCTAACCAGATCGATACCCAGGAGATCCGTAACGTGAAAGGCTTTATCCGTAAAACGGAAGCCATCTCGGGTGCAAGGTTCTCCGGCGTGCCGGACAGCAACATCCATTTCCAGGCTTTGCCTTTTTACGAAACGGGTAAAACCAAAAAGAATGCCGTGGGTGAGGAAGATATCAAACTTACCATGGAGCTGTTACAAAAAATTAAACCCCACCAGGTTTTTGCTGCCGGTGACTTTGCCGACCCGAACGGTACGCACATCGTTTGCTTCAACGTTATCCTGGAGGCCTTAACCCGACTGAAGGAAACCGAGGACTGGGTAAAAGATTGCTGGATGTGGCTGTACCGCGGTGCGTGGCATGAGTTTGCCACCCACGAGATTGAGATGGCGGTACCGCTTTCCCCTGCCGAGGTACTGCGCAAGCGCAGCGCCATCTTCAAGCACCAAAGCCAAAAGGACCGTCCGGTTTTCCCGGGTGATGACGAGCGCGAGTTCTGGGTACGTGCCGAAGACCGTAACCGCGAAACAGCCATTTGTTATGACAAACTGGGCATGGCTGAATATGCAGCTATGGAAGCTTTTGTGAGGTACCACTACTAA
- a CDS encoding DNA topoisomerase IV produces the protein MAETSNYDDDSIRSLDWKEHIRLRPGMYIGKLGDGSAYDDGVYVLLKEIVDNSIDEFVMGSGRTIEVNMSDHKVSVRDYGRGIPLGKVIDCVSKINTGGKYDSKAFQKSVGLNGVGTKAVNALSNYFTVQSYRDGRTKIAEFEKGELTRDEPEKETSQRNGTAINFIPDDTIFRHYRFIPEFVENMIWNYVFLNSGLTLNFNGKKYLSERGLYDLLVRNADAENLRYPIIHLKGHDIEIAMTHGQSYGEEYYSFVNGQNTTQGGTHQAAFREAVVKTIREFYDKDYDAADIRASIVAAIAIKVQEPVFESQTKTKLGSQNVGPDGPSVRTFIGDFVKRELDNYLHKNPATADSLKARILQSERERKDIAGIKKLANDRAKKASLHNRKLRDCKIHFDDNHERKQDTTLFITEGDSASGSITKSRDVQTQAVFSLKGKPLNCFGLTKKVVYENEEFNLLQHALNIEDGIDNLRYNNIVVATDADVDGMHIRLLLMTFFLQFFPDLVKAGHVSILQTPLFRVRNKKETIYCYSDEERRNAIAKLGNKPEITRFKGLGEISPDEFGLFIGKDIRLDPVFLKDANIKALLEYFMGKNTPTRQQHIVNNLRVEKDDERVNPLVAEHLDSVELPVAV, from the coding sequence ATGGCAGAGACTAGTAATTATGATGACGATAGTATCCGGTCGCTAGACTGGAAAGAACACATACGATTAAGGCCCGGTATGTATATTGGTAAGCTGGGCGATGGTTCTGCTTATGATGATGGGGTGTATGTTTTGCTTAAAGAGATTGTTGATAATTCGATAGATGAATTTGTAATGGGATCGGGCCGCACAATCGAAGTTAATATGAGCGATCATAAAGTTTCCGTACGGGATTACGGTCGCGGCATTCCTTTGGGTAAAGTGATCGATTGCGTATCTAAGATAAACACAGGTGGGAAGTATGATAGCAAAGCGTTTCAAAAATCTGTAGGTTTAAACGGTGTGGGTACCAAGGCGGTTAATGCTTTGTCAAACTATTTCACTGTGCAATCCTACCGTGATGGCCGTACTAAAATAGCTGAGTTTGAAAAAGGGGAGCTTACGCGTGATGAGCCAGAAAAGGAAACCTCGCAACGCAATGGTACCGCCATTAACTTTATTCCCGATGACACTATTTTTCGGCATTACCGCTTCATCCCGGAATTTGTAGAGAATATGATCTGGAACTATGTGTTCCTTAACTCGGGGCTGACACTCAACTTCAACGGTAAAAAATATTTATCAGAACGCGGTTTGTACGACCTGCTGGTGCGCAATGCCGATGCTGAAAACCTGCGTTATCCGATCATTCATTTGAAGGGGCACGATATAGAGATCGCGATGACCCACGGGCAATCTTACGGTGAGGAGTATTATTCTTTTGTAAACGGGCAAAATACTACGCAGGGTGGTACGCATCAGGCAGCCTTTCGCGAGGCGGTGGTGAAAACTATCCGCGAATTTTACGATAAAGATTATGATGCTGCGGATATTCGTGCTTCTATTGTTGCCGCTATCGCGATAAAGGTGCAGGAACCAGTGTTTGAATCGCAAACCAAAACCAAACTGGGTTCTCAAAACGTTGGCCCGGATGGGCCGTCTGTGCGTACGTTTATCGGCGACTTTGTAAAGCGCGAACTGGATAATTATCTTCACAAAAATCCCGCAACTGCAGATTCTCTCAAAGCACGCATCCTCCAATCCGAAAGGGAGCGTAAGGATATTGCCGGGATAAAAAAATTAGCTAACGACCGTGCTAAAAAAGCATCCTTACACAACCGTAAATTACGCGATTGCAAAATTCACTTCGACGATAACCACGAGCGTAAGCAGGATACCACGCTGTTTATTACCGAGGGGGACTCAGCGAGCGGAAGTATCACCAAATCGCGCGATGTGCAAACACAGGCGGTATTCAGTTTGAAAGGTAAGCCGCTTAATTGTTTTGGGCTGACTAAAAAGGTGGTTTACGAAAACGAAGAATTTAACCTCCTGCAGCACGCTTTGAATATAGAAGACGGGATAGATAACCTTCGTTATAACAACATTGTGGTAGCTACCGATGCCGATGTGGATGGTATGCACATCCGCCTGCTATTGATGACTTTTTTTCTGCAATTCTTCCCGGATCTGGTAAAGGCCGGGCATGTTTCTATCTTGCAAACACCGCTGTTCCGGGTCCGCAATAAAAAAGAAACTATTTACTGCTACAGCGATGAAGAGCGCCGTAACGCCATTGCCAAACTGGGTAACAAACCCGAGATCACCCGCTTTAAAGGCTTGGGTGAGATCTCGCCTGACGAGTTTGGCTTATTTATCGGTAAAGATATCCGGCTGGATCCGGTTTTTTTAAAGGATGCCAATATCAAAGCGTTGCTGGAGTACTTTATGGGTAAAAACACACCTACGCGTCAGCAGCATATCGTAAACAATTTACGTGTTGAGAAAGATGACGAACGTGTAAATCCATTGGTTGCAGAGCATTTGGATAGTGTAGAGTTGCCGGTAGCGGTGTAG